A stretch of Henckelia pumila isolate YLH828 chromosome 4, ASM3356847v2, whole genome shotgun sequence DNA encodes these proteins:
- the LOC140865388 gene encoding alkane hydroxylase MAH1-like — translation MAILHDMDFLLIFLSLGGIFVLCLYRRMSRETRSEPTNWPVVGMLPGVLQNLHRAHEYATQVLSECGGTYVFEGPWFFNIDMLFTCDPANIHHIFSKNFPNYPKGPQFRKIFEILGDGIFNADYELWEIHRRVTLSFLTNSNFYILLLNSAWGKVETGLMPVLDHFCGQGKDFDLQEIFQRFTFDNICKLVLDYDPGSLCIDLPYIPCEKAFSNSVEPLLHRHVVPERIWKLQRWMNFGNEKTLDEAKKAFDEFIFPRVFLKDDKEQEDHIDDDFKLMKIFKKVYEENKIDSSGDMREFLKDTALSSMFAGRDTTSTCLTWLFWLVAKNPCTEAKILQEIETELKIKGDSCWRFFDVEESRKLAYLHGALCESLRLFPPVALEHKSPIHDDILPSGHRLRKNSKVIISFYSVGRMEKVWGKDCLDFKPERWINSANGRIRHEPSYNFPAFNAGPRTCIGKEMAFIQMKVVAASVIYHYRVELVEGHPVAPLDSVILQAKHGLRVRLTKRT, via the exons ATGGCTATCCTCCATGATATggactttttattgattttcCTTTCCCTCGGCGGCATTTTTGTCCTTTGTTTGTACAGAAGGATGAGCCGGGAAACCCGATCGGAGCCTACAAATTGGCCAGTGGTCGGCATGCTTCCAGGGGTTCTTCAAAATCTGCACAGAGCCCACGAATACGCGACCCAAGTTTTAAGCGAGTGTGGCGGCACGTATGTCTTTGAAGGGCCCTGGTTCTTTAACATAGACATGTTGTTTACTTGTGATCCGGCCAATATCCACCATATTTTCAGCAAAAATTTCCCCAATTATCCAAAAGGTCCCCAGTTCAGAAAAATCTTTGAAATCTTGGGAGACGGGATTTTCAATGCCGATTATGAATTGTGGGAGATCCACAGGAGAGTAACTCTTTCGTTTTTGACTAATTCCAACTTCTATATTCTTCTGCTGAACAGCGCTTGGGGGAAAGTGGAGACCGGACTCATGCCTGTTCTTGATCATTTCTGTGGGCAGGGAAAAGATTTCGATCTACAAGAAATTTTCCAGAGGTTTACGTTTGATAACATCTGCAAACTTGTGTTGGATTATGATCCAGGGAGTTTATGCATTGATTTGCCTTATATTCCTTGTGAAAAAGCGTTTAGTAACTCAGTGGAACCACTGTTGCATAGGCATGTGGTGCCTGAAAGAATTTGGAAGCTTCAACGATGGATGAATTTCGGTAATGAAAAGACGTTAGACGAAGCTAAGAAGGCATTCGATGAATTTATATTTCCTCGTGTTTTCTTGAAGGATGATAAAGAGCAAGAGGATCATATTGATGATGATTTCAAGTTgatgaaaattttcaagaaagtGTATGAAGAAAACAAGATTGATTCTTCCGGTGATATGAGAGAGTTCTTGAAGGATACGGCGTTGAGTTCAATGTTTGCAG GAAGGGATACCACAAGTACTTGTCTTACATGGCTTTTCTGGCTGGTTGCCAAAAACCCTTGTACAGAAGCCAAGATTCTCCAAGAAATCGAAACCGAACTAAAAATAAAGGGGGATTCGTGCTGGAGATTCTTCGACGTGGAAGAATCCCGGAAGCTAGCGTACCTCCATGGAGCATTGTGTGAATCTCTGAGGTTGTTCCCACCAGTTGCTCTGGAACACAAATCTCCGATTCACGACGATATTCTCCCTAGCGGTCACCGTCTTCGGAAGAACTCCAAGGTGATAATTTCATTCTATTCGGTGGGTAGAATGGAAAAGGTGTGGGGAAAAGATTGCTTGGATTTCAAGCCCGAGAGATGGATTAATTCCGCAAACGGAAGGATCAGACACGAGCCGTCGTACAATTTTCCGGCATTCAACGCTGGACCAAGAACATGTATAGGTAAGGAAATGGCTTTTATCCAGATGAAAGTGGTTGCTGCATCTGTGATCTATCATTATCGCGTTGAACTGGTGGAGGGGCATCCTGTTGCCCCACTGGATTCCGTCATTCTTCAAGCCAAGCATGGATTGAGGGTCAGATTAACAAAAAGAACTTAA